The Corticium candelabrum chromosome 18, ooCorCand1.1, whole genome shotgun sequence genome includes a region encoding these proteins:
- the LOC134194087 gene encoding adhesion G protein-coupled receptor L4-like, translating into MQVDQLTSNPDTLQVNDVNTAVQLLERIAAAHANNTEVGDHVLACVSHLMDVDSSVLVESQQASQSGTRAVKMIDEYALSIPIKPGKRIEINSHRVNLLVVHRDNISSDSIEFPEESSSAVSSIEFPVDALTNANAVNHRVLFVLYKNSKLFPSSKAGHNVHAESEVVAASVSTGPLKNLSNLVVLKFRDHMANESVCVYWKFTDEVSGGHWSKEGCQKREDPTISYTICECNHLTHFTITIQPVLPSAIANTTEQKELPDDAKLVAIAGCGVSILFVSFSFIGLCFVRKWSSACFVYGNICLCVVVCNVLFAVSLDPPDSETVCKAIGVFLHLFMMILFAWIVGKSVHLCWTQYCTFDDSRFLSKHRLKILTAFCWGLPIVYLVFLGSFKFDSYGSDSLCWLDTNNRWFIVCPIIGATAVFLLIWLITVFGYRRQVDKLDDATHTSQDLTLSYLIGSLLVAFGIGTTWLLATVWLLWYRDTNALSYIQAVDNMLTGLLMFIFYCLTDSHVRNEYRRVFCCQQRVTKKKTRHGSETVHNDDVVRAVGIRDWGNADICALDAALQHEFSMDVSSGSAGVVKNNAFREASPVRMSNLQKRRESMSQENAAIVNGQGSPWRFQSDSALDSEILEKEVFEVPMPGSPGTLKQVLSTDGLRGGSGSEESMVIESRL; encoded by the exons caatacagag GTGGGAGACCATGTTCTTGCTTGTGTCAGTCATCTTATGGATGTTGATAGTTCAGTTCTAGTTGAGAGTCAGCAAGCGTCACAGTCGGGTACCAG AGCTGTGAAAATGATTGATGAATATGCGTTATCCATTCCAATTAAACCCGGAAAACGGATTGAAATCAATAGTCATCGTGTCAATCTCCTAGTCGTCCATAGAGATAACATTTCATCAGATAGTATTGAGTTTCCAGAGGAATCAAGCAGTGCTGTCTCGTCGATTGAATTTCCAGTTGATGCTCTAACCAACGCAAACGCTGTCAACCAtcgtgtgttgtttgttttatacAAAAACAGTAAGTTGTTTCCGAGTTCTAAGGCTGGACACAACGTGCATGCTGAGAGTGAAGTTGTTGCTGCCTCGGTGAGCACTGGACCTCTCAAGAATCTATCAAATCTGGTGGTGTTAAAGTTCAGGGATCACATG GCGAATGAGTCGGTGTGCGTCTATTGGAAGTTTACAGA TGAAGTAAGCGGTGGCCACTGGTCTAAAGAAGGTTGTCAGAAACGTGAAGATCCCACCATCTCTTACACGATCTGCGAATGCAATCATCTCACCCACTTTACAATCACCATTCAACCTGTACTACCATCAGCA aTTGCTAATACAACCGAACAGAAAGAACTACCAGATGATGCAAAACTTGTAGCAATCGCTGGCTGTGGCGTGTCGATACTCTTTGTGTCATTTTCTTTCATCGGTTTGTGCTTTGTGAG gAAGTGGTCGTCGGCTTGTTTTGTGTATGGAAatatttgcttgtgtgtcgtcgtctgtaatgttttgtttgctgtcaGTTTGGATCCTCCTGACAGTGAG ACGGTTTGCAAGGCTATCGGCGTGTTTCTCCATCTCTTCATGATGATTTTGTTCGCGTGGATTGTCGGCAAGAGCGTGCATCTCTGTTGGACTCAATACTGCACGTTTGACGACAGCAGATTCCTGAGTAAACATCGACTAAAGATACTGACCGCATTCTGTTGGG GTCTTCCGATCGTTTATTTAGTCTTTCTGGGGTCATTCAAGTTTGATAGTTATGGTAGTGACTCACT CTGCTGGTTGGATACAAACAACAGATGGTTCATTGTTTGCCCCATAATAGGAGCAACTGCT GTGTTCTTACTCATATGGCTGATAACCGTGTTTGGCTACCGTCGTCAGGTGGACAAACTCGATGACGCAACACACACGAGTCAAGACCTAAC ATTGAGCTATTTGATTGGGTCGCTTCTCGTTGCCTTTGGCATTGGGACAACGTGGTTGCTGGCCACCGTCTGGTTGCTATGGTATCGAGACACGAATGCCTTGAGCTACATACAAGCTGTAGACAACATGTTGACC ggTTTGCTGATGTTCATCTTCTATTGTCTAACAGATAGTCAC GTGAGAAACGAGTACAGACGAGTGTTTTGTTGTCAACAAAGAGTAACGAAGAAGAAGACGCGCCATGGGAGTGAGACAGTTCACAACGATGATGTTGTGCGAGCAGTA GGCATTAGGGACTGGGGAAATGCAGATATCTGTGCTCTGGATGCTGCTTTGCAACACGAGTTTTCCATGGACGTGAGTAGTGGTAGTGCTGGTGTTGTAAAGAATAATGCTTTTCGGGAGGCATCACCTGTACGAATGAGCAATCTTCAGAAGCGACGGGAGAGCATGTCACAAGAG AACGCAGCCATTGTCAATGGCCAGGGCAGCCCATGGAGGTTTCAGTCTGACTCAGCATTAGACAGCGAAATTCTAGAAAAAGAAG TTTTCGAGGTTCCGATGCCTGGTTCTCCTGGTACACTGAAACAAGTGTTGAGTACCGACGGACTGCGTGGAGGCTCAGGCAGTGAAGAGAGCATGGTCATAGAGAGCAGACTCTAA